A stretch of Gemmatimonadota bacterium DNA encodes these proteins:
- a CDS encoding M24 family metallopeptidase, with amino-acid sequence SEVVLEPGMSFSNEPGIYQYGKFGVRLEDIMVITETGAELLTPPATSLDPAAVAVMSP; translated from the coding sequence GAGCGAGGTTGTGCTCGAGCCGGGCATGAGCTTCAGCAACGAGCCGGGCATCTACCAGTACGGCAAGTTCGGCGTGCGGCTGGAGGACATCATGGTCATCACGGAGACGGGCGCGGAGCTCCTTACCCCGCCGGCGACCTCGCTGGATCCGGCGGCGGTGGCAGTCATGTCGCCTTGA
- a CDS encoding histone deacetylase — protein sequence MSYLTAFVLHPDCALHDTGWGHPEHQGRLPAILNAVYADLPELMEVMLQREPEPAQVEELLRVHTPEHVERVQRAAEQAASAGRQVYLDSDTPVSGASWQAALAAAGCAITATGLVLRGESATAFAAARPPGHHATADRAMGFCVFNNVAVAARWAQAQGVGRVLIVDWDVHHGNGTQDIFYQDPSVYYLSLHLSPHYPGTGLAVERGRGPGAGSTRNVSLAPATVAAAYRREFEAAVDAAWAEFSPELVLVSAGFDCLAGDPLGGLQLEPRDLHALTRSLLERARTTAGGRVVVVLEGGYVPKRVGLGVVDVLRALACLPPK from the coding sequence ATGTCCTACCTGACCGCCTTCGTGCTCCACCCGGACTGTGCCCTGCACGACACGGGGTGGGGTCACCCGGAGCACCAGGGGCGCCTGCCGGCGATTCTCAACGCGGTCTACGCCGATCTGCCCGAGCTGATGGAGGTCATGCTGCAGCGCGAGCCGGAGCCGGCGCAGGTCGAGGAACTGCTGCGGGTACACACGCCCGAGCACGTCGAGCGGGTGCAGCGCGCGGCGGAGCAAGCGGCGTCGGCGGGGCGGCAGGTGTATCTGGACTCCGACACTCCGGTCTCGGGCGCCTCCTGGCAGGCGGCGTTGGCGGCCGCGGGCTGCGCCATCACCGCGACGGGGCTGGTGCTGCGGGGCGAGAGCGCGACCGCCTTTGCCGCGGCGCGGCCGCCCGGCCACCACGCGACGGCGGACCGGGCCATGGGGTTCTGCGTGTTCAACAACGTGGCGGTGGCAGCGCGCTGGGCGCAGGCGCAGGGGGTAGGCCGGGTGCTGATCGTGGATTGGGATGTCCACCACGGCAACGGCACGCAAGACATTTTCTACCAGGATCCCTCGGTCTACTACCTGTCGCTGCACCTCAGCCCGCACTACCCGGGGACCGGCCTGGCCGTGGAGCGCGGCCGGGGGCCGGGCGCGGGCAGCACGCGCAACGTGTCGCTTGCGCCCGCTACCGTGGCCGCGGCGTACCGGCGCGAGTTCGAGGCGGCGGTGGACGCGGCCTGGGCCGAGTTCTCGCCCGAGCTGGTGCTGGTCTCGGCAGGATTCGATTGCCTGGCCGGCGACCCGCTGGGTGGGCTGCAGCTCGAGCCCCGCGACCTGCACGCGCTCACCCGCTCGCTGCTCGAGCGGGCCCGCACCACTGCGGGCGGCCGGGTAGTGGTAGTGCTGGAGGGCGGGTACGTGCCGAAGCGCGTGGGGCTCGGGGTCGTGGATGTGTTACGCGCGCTGGCTTGCCTGCCGCCCAAGTGA
- a CDS encoding methyltransferase domain-containing protein has protein sequence MSDQPAGPGAGDDLLLARSPSILALARLSHRLMFPLGGVELYRHFARLVSLGPQQEFVIVPCGRGASAQFLAELTSAGGAGADPDAELADSAAARAGQAGLGTRLHYQHAPLEDLPYKDDVFDVSVGEIGLSAAADPAAAVRELTRVTKPMGSVVLIQLVWTRHIQPERREGLCQRWGVRPFLLVEWKQMLREAGVVELYVEDWSDGAAVLWPHLGLRWLAELLSLPDRLAMLYAALRRWGWRGLRGVISLEKEVRQTVARERVLGVSLIKGTKWQAQPGSAP, from the coding sequence ATGAGCGATCAGCCGGCCGGCCCCGGTGCGGGCGACGACCTCCTGCTCGCCCGGAGCCCCTCGATCCTGGCACTGGCGCGGCTGAGCCACCGGCTCATGTTCCCGCTGGGCGGGGTCGAGCTGTACCGGCACTTTGCTCGCCTCGTCTCGCTAGGGCCGCAGCAGGAGTTCGTGATTGTACCCTGCGGCCGGGGCGCCAGCGCGCAGTTTCTGGCCGAGCTTACTTCCGCGGGTGGCGCGGGCGCGGATCCCGATGCGGAGCTGGCCGATTCCGCGGCGGCGCGGGCGGGGCAGGCCGGGCTTGGCACCCGGCTTCACTACCAGCACGCCCCGCTGGAAGACTTGCCGTATAAGGACGATGTCTTCGATGTATCCGTGGGCGAGATCGGCCTCTCGGCCGCGGCTGATCCGGCCGCCGCGGTCCGCGAGCTGACGCGCGTGACCAAGCCCATGGGCTCCGTGGTCCTGATCCAGTTGGTGTGGACGCGCCACATCCAGCCGGAACGGCGGGAGGGGCTGTGTCAGCGCTGGGGGGTGCGGCCGTTCCTGCTGGTCGAGTGGAAGCAGATGCTGCGCGAGGCCGGGGTCGTGGAACTGTACGTCGAGGACTGGTCGGATGGTGCGGCCGTGCTCTGGCCGCACCTGGGCCTGCGCTGGCTGGCCGAGCTGCTCTCGCTGCCCGACCGGCTGGCCATGCTCTACGCGGCGCTCCGCCGCTGGGGGTGGCGCGGTCTTCGCGGCGTGATCTCCCTGGAGAAAGAGGTACGGCAGACGGTGGCGCGGGAACGGGTGCTGGGCGTGTCGCTGATCAAGGGAACCAAATGGCAGGCGCAGCCAGGCTCCGCCCCGTGA
- the corA gene encoding magnesium/cobalt transporter CorA yields the protein MTADDAPGPTSYFLDSAGAVRRDLGRTALGEAVRGGKGPLWVDIDSRREEEWSLLAELFHFHPLAIEDTRSPDCRVKLEEYEDHLFVVMRGVRFATWTPAPYDIDPINLYLFLGPHYVVTVQAEPLESTRSVAERLEAAPEVLRRGVDYIAYMILDTLVDFYFPLLDQVDSFVDELEDDVFERSGERTMQGIFELKRTLLALRRQLAPMREVAASLANRPSRYLRPETQVYLRDVYDHVVRQLESVETFRDLVAGVMETHLSVMSNRMGQVMKSLSVVATLILPASLVAGIYGMNFEAMPGLHNPYGFWISMLAMFLVSGGLLYYMRRKGWL from the coding sequence GTGACGGCGGATGACGCGCCGGGACCTACCAGCTATTTCCTGGATAGCGCTGGCGCAGTGCGCCGGGACTTGGGGCGAACGGCACTGGGCGAGGCGGTCCGCGGTGGGAAGGGTCCGCTGTGGGTCGATATCGATTCCCGCCGCGAAGAGGAGTGGTCGCTCCTGGCGGAGCTCTTCCACTTCCACCCGCTGGCCATCGAGGACACCCGCTCGCCGGACTGCCGGGTCAAGCTCGAAGAGTATGAGGACCACCTCTTCGTCGTCATGCGCGGCGTCCGCTTCGCCACCTGGACACCCGCGCCCTACGACATCGACCCCATCAACCTGTACCTTTTCCTGGGGCCGCACTACGTAGTAACGGTGCAGGCCGAGCCGCTCGAGTCGACGCGCAGCGTGGCGGAACGGCTCGAGGCGGCGCCCGAAGTGCTGCGGCGCGGCGTGGACTACATCGCCTACATGATCCTGGACACGCTGGTCGACTTCTATTTCCCGCTGCTCGACCAGGTGGATAGCTTCGTGGACGAACTGGAGGACGACGTATTCGAGCGCAGCGGTGAGCGCACCATGCAGGGGATCTTCGAGCTGAAGCGCACGTTGCTGGCGCTGCGGCGCCAGCTCGCGCCCATGCGTGAGGTCGCCGCCTCGCTGGCCAACCGGCCGAGCCGCTATCTGCGCCCCGAGACGCAGGTGTACCTGCGCGACGTCTACGACCACGTGGTCCGGCAGCTCGAGTCGGTCGAGACGTTCCGCGACCTCGTGGCCGGCGTCATGGAGACGCACCTGTCGGTCATGTCCAACCGCATGGGCCAGGTGATGAAGTCGCTCTCCGTCGTGGCCACGCTGATCCTGCCCGCCTCGCTCGTGGCAGGCATCTACGGCATGAACTTCGAGGCCATGCCCGGGCTCCACAACCCGTACGGCTTCTGGATCTCGATGCTGGCGATGTTCCTGGTTTCGGGGGGGCTGCTGTACTACATGAGGCGGAAGGGGTGGTTGTAG
- a CDS encoding aminopeptidase P family protein has protein sequence MADNTGGDSFGRLRAQLPEIQVALRELGLDGWLLYDLHARNPVAGGLLGLGDLTRRYFVLLPAAGEPRAVVHGIEEAPWRSWPWSRQRYIGWRELDEALRGLFGGAGRVAMEISPGDSVPALDLVPAGVLELVRAAGAQVVSSGELITRFHSRWSAEGLASHRRASVVLVEVARAAFARLAAAAGTADEMGEGELRAWVLDQLAARGCGSGADCIVAAGARAADPHYQPEGRGAPLRRGDVVLLDLWSKESERAIYADQTWMAYLGPAVPERVANLWGVVRDARDAAVAFLRERWRARQPVQGYEVDDAARRVIAGRGYGAAFIHRTGHSIDQATHGMGPNMDNLETHELRRLIPGIGFSIEPGIYLPGDIGLRSEINVYIGEHGPEVTTPDPQAEMFALLAE, from the coding sequence ATGGCGGACAACACGGGCGGGGATAGCTTCGGGCGGCTGCGCGCCCAACTGCCGGAGATCCAGGTGGCGCTGCGCGAGCTGGGGCTGGACGGCTGGTTGCTGTACGACCTGCACGCGCGCAACCCGGTGGCGGGCGGGCTGCTCGGGCTGGGCGACCTGACGCGTCGCTACTTCGTGCTGCTGCCGGCGGCGGGCGAGCCGCGGGCCGTGGTGCATGGGATCGAGGAGGCGCCGTGGCGGTCGTGGCCGTGGTCGCGCCAGCGCTACATCGGCTGGCGCGAGCTGGACGAGGCGCTGCGCGGACTGTTCGGCGGTGCCGGGCGCGTGGCCATGGAGATCTCGCCGGGCGACAGCGTGCCCGCCCTCGACCTGGTGCCCGCGGGCGTGCTCGAGCTGGTGCGTGCGGCGGGCGCTCAAGTCGTCTCCTCGGGTGAGCTGATCACGCGGTTCCATTCGCGCTGGAGCGCGGAAGGATTGGCCTCGCACCGGCGGGCGAGCGTAGTGCTGGTCGAGGTGGCGCGGGCGGCGTTTGCGCGGCTGGCGGCTGCCGCGGGCACCGCTGACGAGATGGGCGAGGGCGAGCTGCGTGCGTGGGTGCTCGATCAGCTTGCCGCGCGCGGCTGCGGCAGCGGCGCGGACTGCATTGTCGCGGCGGGCGCGCGTGCGGCGGATCCGCACTACCAGCCGGAGGGGCGGGGCGCGCCGCTGCGACGGGGCGACGTCGTGCTGCTGGACCTGTGGTCCAAGGAGTCGGAGCGGGCGATCTACGCGGACCAGACGTGGATGGCCTACCTGGGCCCGGCTGTCCCCGAGCGCGTTGCCAACCTTTGGGGTGTGGTGCGCGACGCCCGCGATGCCGCGGTCGCCTTCCTGCGCGAGCGCTGGCGGGCGCGGCAGCCCGTGCAGGGGTATGAAGTCGACGACGCTGCTCGCCGCGTCATCGCCGGGCGGGGTTACGGCGCCGCGTTCATCCACCGCACTGGCCATTCCATCGACCAGGCAACCCATGGAATGGGCCCCAACATGGACAATCTGGAGACGCACGAGCTGCGCCGGCTGATCCCGGGCATCGGCTTCTCGATCGAGCCCGGAATCTACCTGCCGGGTGATATCGGGCTGCGCAGCGAGATCAACGTCTATATCGGCGAACACGGCCCCGAGGTGACCACGCCCGATCCGCAGGCGGAGATGTTCGCACTGCTGGCAGAATGA